A genome region from Arachis duranensis cultivar V14167 chromosome 8, aradu.V14167.gnm2.J7QH, whole genome shotgun sequence includes the following:
- the LOC107460226 gene encoding pentatricopeptide repeat-containing protein At5g42310, chloroplastic: MFLLPPHLTTPFPSTRSTYYFPTTRHHQPPPPSAANPLISSSVATAAPLIADEGPNDILPLQNRRYDFTPLLNFLSSNSNSEPENNSPSPTQLDPTEFQLAESYRAVPAPLWHGLLKSLCSSSSSIGLAYAVVSWLQKHNLCFSYELLYSILIHALGRNEKLYEAFLLSQRQVLTPLTYNALIGACARNGDLEKALNLMSRMRRDGFQPDFVNYSSIIQSLSRSNRIDSPILQKLYREIESDKIEADAHLLNDIILGFSKAGDATRALKFLAMAQGNGLSPKSGTLVAVILALGNSGRTVEAEALFEEIKDNGLEPRTKAYNALLAGYVKMGSLKDAEFIVSEMERSGVLPDEQTYSLLVDAYAHAGRWESARIVLKEMEACNLLPNSHIYSRILASYRDKGEWQKSFQVLKEMRNSGVQPDRQFYNVMIDTFGKHNILDHAMATFERMLSEGIMPDTVTWNTLIDCHCKSGRHDRAEELFDEMQQKGYSPCVMTYNIMINSMGEQERWDEVTKLLTRMQSQGVLPNAVTYTTLVDIYGRSGRFGDAIECLEVLKSTGFKPTPTMYNALINAYAQRGLSEQAVNAFRMMTAEGLTPSLLALNSLVNAFGEDRRETEAFAVLQYMKENGLEPDVVTYTTLMKALIRVEKFDKVPAVYEEMVMSGCTPDRKARAMLRSALRYMKQRLNS; this comes from the exons ATGTTCCTTTTGCCACCACATCTTACCACTCCATTCCCTTCTACCCGCTCCACCTACTACTTCCCCACCACCCGCCACCACCAACCACCACCTCCTTCCGCCGCCAACCCCTTGATCTCTTCCTCCGTCGCAACCGCTGCCCCACTCATCGCCGATGAGGGCCCCAACGACATTCTCCCCCTCCAGAACCGCCGCTATGACTTTACTCCACTCCTCAACTTCCTCTCCTCCAATTCCAATTCTGAACCAGAAAACAACTCGCCTTCCCCCACTCAACTTGACCCAACTGAGTTCCAACTCGCCGAGTCATACCGAGCCGTGCCAGCACCACTCTGGCACGGTCTCTTGAAATCCCTCTGCTCCTCTTCTTCATCCATAGGACTCGCATACGCCGTCGTTTCGTGGCTCCAAAAGCATAACCTCTGCTTCTCCTACGAGCTCCTCTACTCCATCCTCATCCACGCGCTCGGTCGCAACGAGAAGCTCTATGAGGCATTCTTGCTCTCCCAGCGGCAGGTCCTCACTCCCTTAACCTACAACGCGCTCATCGGCGCGTGTGCCAGAAACGGCGACCTCGAGAAAGCCCTTAACTTGATGTCTCGAATGCGCCGCGACGGGTTCCAACCTGATTTCGTGAACTACAGTTCCATCATTCAGTCGCTCTCGCGCTCTAACAGAATCGATTCTCCGATTCTGCAGAAGCTTTATAGGGAGATTGAGAGTGATAAGATTGAGGCCGATGCGCACCTTCTTAATGACATcattttagggttttcgaaaGCCGGTGATGCTACTCGCGCTTTGAAGTTTCTTGCTATGGCTCAGGGGAATGGGTTGAGTCCAAAGTCAGGGACTTTGGTTGCGGTTATTTTGGCTTTGGGGAATTCCGGTAGGACTGTTGAAGCCGAAGCACTTTTTGAGGAGATTAAGGATAATGGGTTGGAACCTAGGACCAAGGCTTATAATGCTTTGCTTGCAGGTTATGTAAAAATGGGGTCTTTGAAGGATGCGGAGTTCATTGTTTCTGAGATGGAGAGAAGTGGTGTTTTGCCCGATGAGCAAACTTATAGTCTCTTGGTTGATGCTTATGCTCATGCTGGTAggtgggagagtgctaggattGTGTTGAAGGAGATGGAGGCTTGCAATTTGCTGCCGAATTCTCATATTTATAGTAGGATCTTGGCGAGTTATCGCGACAAGGGCGAGTGGCAGAAATCATTTCAAGTGCTAAAGGAGATGAGGAACAGTGGGGTTCAGCCTGATAGGCAGTTTTATAATGTGATGATTGATACTTTTGGGAAGCATAACATTCTTGATCATGCGATGGCAACGTTTGAACGAATGCTGTCGGAGGGGATTATGCCAGATACTGTTACATGGAACACGCTGATCGATTGTCACTGTAAGTCGGGGCGCCATGATAGGGCGGAGGAGTTGTTCGATGAAATGCAGCAGAAAGGATACTCGCCTTGTGTCATGACATATAACATTATGATTAATTCTATGGGGGAACAGGAGAGATGGGATGAAGTGACTAAGTTGTTAACTAGGATGCAGAGCCAGGGAGTGCTGCCCAATGCAGTTACATACACTACCCTGGTTGATATTTACGGAAGATCAGGAAGATTTGGCGATGCAATAGAGTGCTTGGAAGTTTTGAAATCGACGGGGTTCAAGCCAACTCCAACCATGTATAATGCCTTGATCAATGCCTATGCACAAAGG GGTTTGTCTGAACAAGCAGTAAATGCGTTCAGGATGATGACAGCTGAGGGTTTGACACCCAGTCTTCTAGCTCTAAATTCACTAGTTAATGCATTTGGCGAAGATAGAAGGGAAACTGAAGCCTTTGCTGTGCTGCAGTACATGAAAGAGAAT GGCTTGGAACCTGACGTCGTTACTTACACTACACTTATGAAAGCCTTAATTCGTGTTGAAAAATTTGACAAG GTTCCGGCTGTGTATGAAGAAATGGTTATGTCCGGGTGCACCCCAGATCGAAAAGCTAGAGCTATGCTGCGGTCTGCCCTTAGATACATGAAGCAAAGActaaattcataa